GCTATGAGCTGTGCACTCCGGCGGAGCGACTGCTGTGGGCGCGGGCCTCGGTGTTCGCCGGGAGTTTCGATCTGGGCGGCGCGGAAGCGGTCTGCACTGACTCCCAGCTCCCCGCCGGCAGCGTCCAGGGGTTGGTGGTCGGATTGGTGGAGAAGTCCATCCTGCTGCGCGAGGACCATCCCAGCGGAGTTCGTTACCGGTTGCTGGACACCCTCCGCGCCTATGGCGGGGAGTTGCTCGGCGAGGTGGGGGAACAGGGCGCAGTGCGCCGACGGCACCGCGACCACTACCTGCGGCTGGCTCAGCGGTGCGCGGACCAGTGGTGCGGACCCGACCAGCTGGCCTGGTGCGCGCGCCTGCGCCGGGATCACGCCAACCTCCGCGCGGCACTGGAGTTCTGCCTGGACGATCCGGCCGAGCACAAAGCCGGACTGGAACTGGCCACGGCGTTGCGATTCCTGTGGATCAGCACGGGGTTCATGCGGGAGGGCCGGCTCTACCTGGACCGAGTGCTCGCACTGGACCCCGAGCCGGGGCCGGTGCTGACCACAGCCCTGTGGTCCTGTGCCTGGATGAGCCTGGCCCATGGAGACTTCGCCGCGGTCGACGCCCGGCTCGCCGAGTGTCGGCCGCACGCCGAGCGGCAAGGCGACACGTCCGCGGCGGGATGGGCCGCCTACGTCGCCGGGGCGGCGGCGATGCTCCGCGGGGACCCGCGGCAGGCCATGGCGTTGGCCGAGCAAGGCGTCGAGCTGCACCGGAACGGCGGCGACTCCGGCTTCGGCTTGCTCACCGCGCTCATCCTGCAGCCCATGGTCCTGGCCCTGACAGGCGAGTCCGACCGCGCCGTCGCCGTTGTCGAGGAAGCCCGGCGCCTGTGCGACCAGCACGGTGAGCAATGGATGCGGTCCTACGCCGATTACATGTGCGCCGTGGCGGAGTTGGGGCGCGGCGATCCCGACGCGGCGGTGATCAACGGCCGCTCCGCGCTGCGGTTCAAACGCCTTTTCGGCGACAGCCCCGGCATCGCCATGTCACTGGATCTGCTGGCCTCGGCCGCCGCGGCCCAGGGCCAGGCCGAGCGGGCCGCCCGACTGCTCGGGATCGCCCACCAGGTGTGGCAGACCTTCGGCCTGCCCCAGCTCGGCGCACCCGACTTGCTCGTCGCACGCCGGCAGTGCGAGCGCACAGCCCGCCAGGCCCTCGGTGACACTGCCTACCGCGAAGCCTTCGACGCAGGCCACGCTCTTGATCTGGACGCCGCGCTGGCCTACGCCCTCGACGAACGACCCGGGCAAGCCGCACTTTCCCCGCAGTCCCTGGGGTGGGCACCCCTGACCCAACGCGAACGCCAGGTCGCCGAACTCGTCGCCGAAGGACTGACCAACCAACAGATAGCCGACCGCCTGGTGATCGCCAAACGCACCGCCGACGCCCACCTCGGGCACATCCTCGCCAAACTCGGCCTCGACACCCGCTCCCAGATC
The window above is part of the Allokutzneria albata genome. Proteins encoded here:
- a CDS encoding ATP-binding protein, giving the protein MSVHAGALPAEVSSFVDRRQELNELRRLLGAARLVTVTGVGGVGKTRLALRAAVEVRKGFADGVWWVELSALRDAELLPHLMAEALGLQDTTLRSMEEVLTDFLAARRALLVLDTCEHLIGPCAVLVDRLLVAAPGVRVLATSRQPLGAIGEHVFPVSPLRVWQHGHAGLAAGVELFVERAQAASGAFALTERNREAVVGLCQRLDGLPLAIELAAVRIRALSVQEVLDRLDDRFRLLSGRRHVGHARHETLRTAIGWSYELCTPAERLLWARASVFAGSFDLGGAEAVCTDSQLPAGSVQGLVVGLVEKSILLREDHPSGVRYRLLDTLRAYGGELLGEVGEQGAVRRRHRDHYLRLAQRCADQWCGPDQLAWCARLRRDHANLRAALEFCLDDPAEHKAGLELATALRFLWISTGFMREGRLYLDRVLALDPEPGPVLTTALWSCAWMSLAHGDFAAVDARLAECRPHAERQGDTSAAGWAAYVAGAAAMLRGDPRQAMALAEQGVELHRNGGDSGFGLLTALILQPMVLALTGESDRAVAVVEEARRLCDQHGEQWMRSYADYMCAVAELGRGDPDAAVINGRSALRFKRLFGDSPGIAMSLDLLASAAAAQGQAERAARLLGIAHQVWQTFGLPQLGAPDLLVARRQCERTARQALGDTAYREAFDAGHALDLDAALAYALDERPGQAALSPQSLGWAPLTQRERQVAELVAEGLTNQQIADRLVIAKRTADAHLGHILAKLGLDTRSQIATWVIQRRPSNADRH